The Pseudomonadota bacterium genome has a window encoding:
- a CDS encoding radical SAM protein: MGHARPAVRRTLERVLGGVEVSEVEAAGLFHARDPDREADRAAIFATANALRCAANGDRVSFVVNRNINFTNICYMGCTFCGFAKRKEDAGAEWLDIDRVVERAEEAWARGGTEVCIQGGLHPKMPGTYYRDLVLAIKAALPGMHIHAFSPFEVWFGAAKTKQSYSDYLTELKACGLGSMPGTAAEIL, translated from the coding sequence CTGGGCCACGCGCGCCCGGCGGTGCGGCGCACGCTCGAGCGCGTGCTCGGCGGCGTCGAGGTGTCGGAGGTCGAGGCGGCTGGCTTGTTCCACGCGCGCGACCCGGACCGCGAGGCAGACCGCGCGGCGATTTTCGCCACGGCCAATGCGTTGCGGTGCGCTGCCAATGGCGACCGCGTCAGTTTTGTGGTCAACCGGAACATCAATTTCACCAACATCTGTTACATGGGCTGCACCTTTTGCGGCTTTGCCAAGCGCAAGGAAGACGCTGGCGCCGAGTGGCTTGACATCGACCGCGTGGTCGAACGCGCCGAGGAGGCGTGGGCACGGGGTGGCACGGAGGTCTGTATTCAGGGTGGCTTGCACCCCAAAATGCCAGGCACCTACTACCGCGATCTGGTGTTGGCGATCAAGGCGGCACTGCCGGGTATGCACATCCACGCCTTCTCGCCGTTCGAGGTCTGGTTCGGTGCAGCGAAAACCAAGCAAAGCTACAGCGACTACCTGACCGAGCTGAAGGCGTGCGGATTGGGGTCGATGCCGGGCACGGCGGCCGAGATCCT